A single genomic interval of Pyrus communis chromosome 7, drPyrComm1.1, whole genome shotgun sequence harbors:
- the LOC137741034 gene encoding U-box domain-containing protein 21-like, translated as MIISWRRRKAGRKTENKKQFCNLDMDVEEIAIPTHFRCPISLDLMKDPVTLPTGMTYDRSSIEKWIETGNSTCPVTNQELMSFDQIPNHALRRMIQDWCVENRSYGIERIPTPRIPVIPYEVSRIRERVMGAARRLDEKKCRELVGKIKAWGKESERNKKCMAENGIGGCLSAVFESFASSSADEYVEILVEILTVLPWMFPLGEEDQSKLGSSVCLRSFMSFLEGKDLTARQNTVLVLRKLFSLDQKYVDAFGKIEGGVEAIFGIIGEPICPQVTKAALACVLFMISSLPSAETSDKYRSRFVELGLVSLLLETLVDAEKSVSETALGVLDGLCDCKQGREEALENALTMPLLVKKILRISELGTEFSVSIIWKLCTIETQESFLIEALQVGAFQKLLVLLQVGVCNGMKDKVTDLLKLFNLHMSKLDCVDSSMNFKYLKRSSLS; from the coding sequence ATGATCATTTCTTGGAGAAGAAGGAAGGCCGGCCGTAAGACCGAAAACAAGAAGCAATTTTGTAATTTGGACATGGACGTGGAGGAGATCGCGATTCCGACGCATTTCCGGTGCCCGATTTCCCTCGACTTGATGAAAGATCCGGTGACACTTCCGACAGGAATGACGTACGACAGGTCGAGCATCGAGAAGTGGATCGAGACTGGCAACAGTACGTGTCCGGTGACTAATCAGGAACTCATGAGTTTTGACCAGATTCCGAACCATGCACTACGTCGGATGATCCAAGATTGGTGCGTGGAGAATAGGTCTTATGGTATCGAGCGGATTCCAACGCCGCGGATCCCTGTGATTCCCTACGAGGTTTCGAGGATTCGCGAGAGAGTCATGGGAGCAGCGCGGCGTTTGGATGAGAAGAAGTGTCGAGAACTGGTGGGGAAGATTAAAGCGTGGGGCAAGGAAAGCGAGAGGAACAAGAAGTGCATGGCGGAGAACGGAATTGGCGGCTGCTTATCAGCCGTGTTCGAGTCCTTTGCCAGCAGTTCAGCGGACGAATATGTTGAGATATTGGTGGAAATTTTAACTGTGCTACCGTGGATGTTTCCATTGGGTGAAGAAGACCAATCGAAGCTTGGATCTTCAGTGTGTTTGCGATCTTTCATGTCGTTTCTAGAGGGCAAAGATCTAACAGCACGGCAAAACACGGTTTTGGTACTTAGAAAGTTGTTTTCTTTGGATCAAAAGTATGTGGATGCTTTCGGGAAGATTGAAGGAGGCGTTGAAGCGATTTTTGGGATCATTGGAGAGCCTATTTGTCCTCAAGTGACTAAGGCTGCTCTGGCTTGTGTTCTTTTCATGATTTCATCACTGCCATCCGCAGAAACCAGTGATAAATACAGATCAAGATTTGTGGAATTGGGTTTGGTTTCTTTGCTACTAGAAACTCTTGTTGACGCAGAGAAAAGCGTTTCAGAGACAGctttgggggttttggatggtcTCTGTGATTGCAAACAAGGGAGAGAAGAGGCCCTCGAGAATGCTCTCACAATGCCTCTTTTGGTGAAGAAGATTTTGAGGATTTCGGAGTTGGGGACGGAGTTTTCGGTGTCTATAATCTGGAAGCTGTGCACCATTGAAACCCAGGAAAGCTTTTTGATTGAGGCGCTTCAAGTGGGCGCGTTTCAGAAGCTCTTGGTGCTCTTGCAGGTCGGGGTTTGTAATGGAATGAAGGACAAGGTTACTGATCTGCTGAAATTGTTCAATCTGCACATGAGTAAATTGGACT